Proteins encoded by one window of Vibrio panuliri:
- a CDS encoding DUF4123 domain-containing protein codes for MRTFPTCGELTPASNSPRWMILDGALLPKLEYQVATLGGELNTDIKYAPLLAATRWEKVSDLGPYLVTWSKEIEGWAHNIAPYRYGVIFESDASIDDLETHWKELILCKHSGLENNLTRLYDPIIFLYLLEATEQTRFETWLGPMRNLWLPNLFNQQYREAKSTSTTPKVLKEAFLNDEEWQSLSEASTAYTAWRLIQHIEEYFPDKLQATKQQTHTFVLQQLSDLNQLGQVNEQLATYYLNIICRLGNVLDEDSLYPEITACLCAPKVPLEQRLKQANHLSISLAQNPQDLVENYQ; via the coding sequence ATGAGAACCTTTCCTACCTGTGGGGAACTCACTCCAGCGTCAAACTCGCCCCGTTGGATGATTCTTGACGGTGCTCTTCTACCAAAGCTCGAATACCAAGTCGCAACCTTAGGGGGTGAACTCAATACTGATATTAAGTACGCACCATTATTAGCAGCAACCCGTTGGGAAAAAGTATCTGACCTTGGCCCATACCTTGTCACATGGTCGAAAGAAATTGAAGGTTGGGCTCATAACATAGCGCCTTATCGCTATGGTGTTATTTTCGAATCCGACGCTTCCATAGACGACCTCGAAACGCACTGGAAGGAGCTCATTCTTTGTAAACATAGTGGCTTAGAAAACAATCTAACTCGTTTATACGACCCAATTATTTTCCTTTATTTACTCGAAGCAACGGAACAGACACGCTTTGAAACTTGGCTGGGACCAATGAGAAATTTGTGGCTACCAAACCTTTTTAACCAACAATACAGGGAAGCAAAATCGACGTCGACAACACCTAAGGTCTTAAAAGAAGCGTTTTTAAATGATGAAGAATGGCAGAGCCTGAGCGAAGCGAGCACAGCCTATACAGCGTGGCGGCTTATCCAACACATAGAGGAATATTTCCCTGACAAACTTCAAGCAACCAAACAACAAACGCACACTTTTGTTTTGCAGCAACTAAGTGACTTAAACCAACTTGGTCAAGTTAATGAGCAATTAGCAACATACTACCTCAATATTATTTGTAGGCTTGGAAATGTCTTGGATGAGGATTCTCTCTATCCTGAAATAACAGCTTGTTTATGTGCCCCTAAAGTCCCCTTAGAACAACGTTTAAAACAAGCCAATCATCTATCTATCTCACTTGCCCAGAATCCACAAGACTTAGTGGAGAACTATCAATGA
- a CDS encoding type VI secretion system Vgr family protein, with protein MATLKFNLRVDDLDDDTFVVRDFHGSDVLSQTSLSNGEVCNGYRYEISLASRRTDIAAEHVVDKGVQLEIEINGEVSQRVHGIVRSFTKGDIGHNHTFYALTLVPSLERLSLRQNSRIFQHKNIPEIFSILLQEMGINEFAFSLQREFAPREFCVQYRESDIDFLHRLAAEEGLVYSFIHEDGKHTLLFTDSSERLPQLGMPIPYNALSGGVSDAPYISHLATHTQTEVSQTVLKDYSFKKPSYGFEQQAHGVEMDYQRTEFYQHFDAPGRYKNDQSGKAFNQIRLDYLRRNAHTATGKSNHPQLQAGYKFDLQEHIDSKLNRTWLVVEAAHYGKQTQALEEEGGSGETTYRNEFKLIPAHINWQAQPQPKPQVDGPMIATVVGPEGEEIFCDEHGRVKVHFPWDRYSSANENSSCWVRVSQGWAGSQYGMIAIPRIGHEVIVSFLNGDPDQPIITGRTYHATNTSAYELPENKTKTVFRSETHQGSGYNELSFEDQAGSEQVYLHAQKDFDAEIKNDHSTHIKHDKHLKIDNDSFTQIARNSHLTVTGESRSLIKGDKTHVVEASHHQKVGSLYALESGQEIHIKSGTKTVIEAGAEITLKVGGSFVKVDASGVTVVGPSINLNSGGSAGSGRGYGGLQAALPKGVEMLDAPEELVPINIEQQRNTLIEAALKGSPICQVCEDADS; from the coding sequence ATGGCAACGTTGAAGTTCAATCTGCGCGTCGATGATTTAGATGATGATACATTCGTGGTTCGGGATTTTCATGGCAGTGACGTCCTTTCTCAGACCTCTTTGAGTAACGGCGAGGTCTGTAATGGTTACCGATACGAAATATCGCTTGCGAGCCGTCGAACAGATATCGCCGCAGAGCATGTTGTCGACAAAGGTGTTCAGCTAGAGATTGAAATCAATGGTGAAGTGAGCCAGCGTGTTCATGGCATTGTTCGCAGTTTTACCAAGGGTGACATAGGGCATAACCACACTTTCTACGCGTTAACGTTAGTTCCAAGCCTTGAGCGTTTGTCCTTAAGGCAAAACAGCCGAATTTTCCAACATAAAAATATCCCTGAGATTTTCTCCATTTTGCTGCAAGAAATGGGTATCAATGAGTTTGCTTTTTCCTTACAACGAGAGTTTGCTCCTCGTGAGTTCTGTGTTCAGTATCGCGAGAGTGACATCGATTTTCTACATCGATTAGCCGCCGAGGAAGGCTTGGTCTACAGCTTCATTCATGAAGATGGTAAGCATACACTGCTCTTTACCGATAGTAGTGAGCGCCTCCCTCAGTTGGGGATGCCGATACCATACAATGCTTTAAGTGGTGGCGTTAGCGACGCGCCTTACATCTCTCATTTAGCAACGCATACTCAAACCGAGGTGAGCCAAACGGTACTGAAAGACTATAGCTTTAAGAAGCCCTCTTATGGCTTTGAACAACAGGCGCATGGTGTGGAGATGGATTATCAACGCACCGAGTTTTACCAACATTTTGATGCTCCCGGGCGTTATAAAAATGATCAAAGTGGCAAAGCGTTTAATCAAATTCGCTTAGATTACCTGAGGCGTAATGCCCATACAGCGACAGGTAAAAGTAATCATCCACAGTTGCAAGCGGGCTATAAATTCGATTTACAAGAACATATTGATAGCAAGTTAAATCGCACTTGGTTAGTGGTTGAGGCAGCACACTACGGCAAGCAAACTCAAGCGTTGGAAGAAGAGGGCGGCAGTGGAGAAACCACTTATCGCAACGAGTTTAAATTGATTCCCGCTCATATTAATTGGCAGGCTCAGCCCCAACCCAAGCCCCAAGTGGATGGTCCAATGATCGCTACTGTGGTTGGCCCTGAGGGTGAGGAAATATTTTGTGATGAACATGGGCGAGTGAAAGTTCACTTTCCTTGGGACAGATACTCGAGTGCAAACGAAAACAGCTCATGTTGGGTACGCGTCTCTCAAGGGTGGGCGGGCAGTCAATATGGCATGATAGCAATACCGCGCATTGGTCACGAGGTAATTGTCTCATTTTTAAATGGCGATCCTGACCAACCGATTATCACAGGTCGCACCTATCATGCGACGAACACATCAGCTTACGAATTGCCTGAGAATAAGACCAAAACCGTTTTTCGCAGTGAAACTCACCAAGGAAGTGGTTACAACGAGCTAAGTTTTGAAGATCAAGCGGGTTCGGAACAAGTCTATCTTCATGCACAAAAAGACTTTGATGCAGAAATCAAAAATGACCATTCAACTCACATTAAGCACGATAAGCACTTAAAGATAGACAACGATAGTTTTACGCAAATAGCTCGCAATAGTCATTTAACGGTAACAGGTGAGTCTAGAAGTCTTATCAAAGGTGACAAAACGCATGTTGTAGAAGCGAGTCATCATCAAAAAGTGGGGAGTTTATACGCCCTAGAATCAGGTCAAGAAATTCATATCAAAAGTGGGACTAAGACCGTTATCGAAGCTGGCGCAGAAATCACTCTTAAGGTAGGCGGAAGTTTTGTAAAAGTTGATGCCTCGGGTGTCACTGTTGTGGGACCTAGCATTAATCTCAACTCCGGTGGAAGCGCAGGGAGTGGAAGAGGATATGGAGGTTTACAAGCCGCTCTCCCAAAAGGGGTAGAGATGCTTGATGCGCCGGAGGAGTTAGTACCTATCAACATAGAACAGCAACGAAATACGCTTATTGAAGCCGCATTAAAAGGTAGCCCAATTTGCCAAGTTTGTGAGGATGCTGATTCATGA
- a CDS encoding YkgJ family cysteine cluster protein encodes MKLNRGCGACCIAPSITSPIPGMPNGKPAGVRCIQLNESNLCKIFGQPERPAVCSAFDNDDAICAGGPEKALEILLELEQATD; translated from the coding sequence ATCAAGCTTAATCGTGGCTGTGGTGCGTGTTGCATAGCTCCCTCGATCACCTCACCTATCCCCGGTATGCCAAACGGCAAACCTGCTGGCGTACGCTGCATCCAACTTAATGAAAGCAATTTATGCAAGATTTTTGGGCAACCAGAACGCCCTGCTGTTTGTTCCGCTTTCGACAATGACGATGCGATTTGCGCAGGTGGACCGGAGAAGGCGCTTGAGATCTTGCTGGAACTTGAGCAAGCAACCGATTAA
- a CDS encoding mandelate racemase/muconate lactonizing enzyme family protein, producing the protein MRISNIKTHVVQVGIRDFLLVKIETDSGLYGWGESGFSSREKSVEQMVQHFARFLIGQDPMNIGRIWQECYRSHYFEGGRVTTAAISAIDIALYDIKGKALGVPVYQLLGGKQRNYVKAFATVPNCSSEEETLRNAKKLKDMGWDCIRFVGEGVDHAMQHGINEWEPRKSIAQTVPLLIKARELLGHEILIGLEYHHRLSVAEAASLCQKLPSGTIDFLEEAIRDETPEAYESLRTLTNIPFAIGEEFSSKWQFLPYLERGIFQYNRLDICNVGGFTEAMKIAGWSEAHYVDLLMHNPLGPICTAASVHLAAAIPNFSHVESNISPLGDTVFEYKYPDLFPIQPKLKGTHYEIPEIPGLGVDVNEEMLQDYSVADWEAPHTTREDGSVQNW; encoded by the coding sequence ATGAGAATTTCAAATATTAAAACCCATGTCGTTCAGGTTGGTATCCGAGACTTCTTGCTAGTCAAAATAGAAACTGATTCCGGGCTATACGGTTGGGGGGAATCTGGTTTCTCCAGCCGTGAGAAGAGTGTTGAACAAATGGTACAACACTTTGCAAGATTTCTGATTGGGCAAGACCCAATGAACATCGGACGTATTTGGCAAGAGTGCTATCGTTCACACTACTTTGAAGGTGGCAGAGTCACAACCGCTGCCATTTCAGCTATCGATATCGCACTATATGACATTAAAGGCAAAGCATTGGGTGTTCCCGTCTACCAGTTACTAGGTGGTAAGCAGCGTAATTATGTAAAAGCATTCGCTACCGTACCTAATTGCAGTAGCGAAGAAGAAACACTGCGCAACGCTAAAAAACTCAAAGATATGGGCTGGGATTGTATCCGCTTCGTCGGTGAAGGTGTGGATCATGCGATGCAGCACGGCATTAACGAGTGGGAACCAAGAAAGTCTATTGCTCAGACCGTTCCACTATTGATCAAAGCACGCGAACTACTCGGCCACGAGATCTTGATAGGGTTAGAGTACCACCATCGCTTGAGCGTTGCTGAGGCAGCCAGCTTATGTCAGAAGCTCCCAAGTGGCACGATAGACTTTCTCGAGGAAGCCATTCGTGATGAAACACCTGAAGCCTACGAAAGCTTGCGAACACTGACTAATATTCCGTTTGCTATTGGGGAGGAGTTCTCGTCTAAGTGGCAATTCCTGCCTTACTTGGAGAGGGGGATTTTCCAATATAACCGTCTTGATATCTGTAACGTTGGCGGATTTACTGAGGCAATGAAAATCGCAGGTTGGAGTGAAGCGCATTACGTTGATTTGCTGATGCACAACCCATTAGGTCCAATATGCACAGCGGCGTCTGTTCACTTAGCTGCCGCGATTCCCAACTTCAGTCACGTTGAAAGTAATATATCCCCACTGGGAGACACGGTTTTTGAATACAAATACCCTGATTTGTTCCCAATTCAACCAAAACTGAAAGGAACTCATTACGAAATTCCTGAAATTCCTGGGTTGGGCGTAGATGTGAATGAAGAAATGCTTCAAGACTACAGTGTCGCTGATTGGGAGGCTCCCCACACGACAAGGGAAGATGGCAGCGTACAAAACTGGTAA
- a CDS encoding IclR family transcriptional regulator, protein MSNQALLKAFKVIDAIALGHRQLKDICIYLDLPKSTVHRILQGLIEARYIREVHGIGLVLGTKMIQLGIRAQQDMPLKEIARPYLHQLAELTLDTVHLGIKDEDEVFYLDKIPGKRQIQMRSQIGDRLPLAGTGLGKALMLDMPKTEWRRLILSQKDLDIDVMMKRMELYSKNNFSYDLEDNDDLVRCVSIPIRNKYGNIIAAISVTSIKEYMSDDRMKELIPIITDYCRKISEQLN, encoded by the coding sequence ATGAGTAATCAAGCTTTATTGAAAGCATTTAAAGTGATCGATGCTATTGCATTAGGACATCGTCAATTAAAAGATATTTGCATATATCTAGATTTACCAAAATCGACTGTACATCGAATTCTACAAGGATTAATTGAAGCTCGATATATAAGAGAAGTTCATGGTATTGGGCTAGTACTTGGAACTAAAATGATCCAACTCGGGATAAGAGCTCAGCAAGATATGCCTTTAAAAGAAATTGCACGCCCTTATCTTCATCAACTAGCAGAACTGACGTTAGACACTGTTCATCTTGGAATCAAAGATGAAGATGAAGTTTTCTATTTAGATAAAATTCCAGGAAAACGTCAAATACAGATGCGCTCACAAATTGGAGATCGGTTACCTCTTGCTGGAACAGGACTTGGCAAAGCATTGATGCTCGATATGCCAAAAACAGAATGGCGTCGTCTGATCCTGAGCCAAAAAGACCTCGATATTGATGTCATGATGAAGCGAATGGAACTGTATTCAAAAAATAACTTCAGCTATGACCTAGAAGATAATGATGATTTGGTTAGGTGTGTTTCAATTCCTATTAGAAATAAATATGGAAATATCATTGCTGCTATTTCTGTAACTAGCATTAAAGAATATATGTCTGACGATAGAATGAAAGAACTAATCCCAATCATCACTGATTATTGTAGAAAAATATCAGAACAACTTAATTAA
- a CDS encoding GlsB/YeaQ/YmgE family stress response membrane protein produces MGFISWIILGLIAGALAKWLMPGDDGGGWIATMVLGIAGAFVGGFVGGFFGFGGADGVNIGSIVTATLGAFILLFLYNRFIRG; encoded by the coding sequence ATGGGTTTCATTTCATGGATAATTCTTGGTCTCATCGCTGGTGCACTGGCGAAGTGGCTAATGCCTGGTGATGACGGTGGCGGTTGGATCGCAACGATGGTACTCGGCATCGCAGGCGCATTTGTCGGCGGGTTCGTCGGCGGCTTTTTCGGCTTTGGTGGAGCAGATGGCGTTAATATCGGCAGTATTGTCACCGCAACTCTCGGGGCGTTTATCCTACTCTTTTTATACAACCGTTTTATACGTGGGTAA
- a CDS encoding MFS transporter: MVSYICTIHLIIFKIDFNEVYMSNTAIMNNQKTTKKRFFIVLLLFISVVINYLDRANLSIAAPEMTKALGLTTQELGWIFSSWGWAYAAMQVPCGALVDKFKPKYLLAIFLGAWSIATLLLGFASTFFVILALRFIVGMLEAPSYPINNRVVTAWIPENERASSIAVYTSGQFIGLALLTPVLAWIMTHWGWQSVFFVTGGVGIVWAVVWYIAYDDPKDFKGISQSELELIQKNGAETDLGDVQQKEQGDFFKDLLFVLTRKKILGICLGQFALGNATIFFLTWFPTYLVEYHGMSFVKAGFMASLPFLCGCLGVLSSGFFSDFLLRKGCSLATSRKVPIISGLLLTSTIIGAEYFQHPAAVTIFMSIAFFATGLASITWSLVSSIAPKRLIGLTGGTFNFIGGLAAIITPVVIGYLAGDSGSFMAPLLYISSVSILGAMSYIFLVGKVERVEDYK; this comes from the coding sequence ATGGTGAGTTATATCTGTACAATACACTTGATCATATTTAAGATCGACTTTAACGAGGTCTATATGTCCAACACTGCTATCATGAATAACCAAAAAACAACGAAAAAGCGGTTTTTCATAGTTTTACTACTGTTTATATCGGTAGTTATTAACTATTTAGATCGTGCTAACTTATCAATTGCAGCACCAGAAATGACCAAAGCTCTCGGCTTAACAACTCAAGAGCTTGGATGGATATTTTCATCGTGGGGATGGGCGTATGCCGCGATGCAAGTTCCTTGCGGCGCCTTAGTTGATAAGTTCAAGCCCAAATATTTACTGGCAATTTTCTTAGGTGCTTGGTCCATAGCGACGCTCTTACTAGGCTTCGCCAGTACCTTCTTTGTCATTCTTGCACTACGCTTTATCGTTGGTATGTTAGAAGCTCCAAGCTATCCAATTAACAACCGTGTTGTCACTGCATGGATACCGGAAAATGAGCGTGCCTCTTCAATCGCGGTCTACACTTCTGGCCAATTCATTGGTCTAGCGCTGCTAACTCCTGTACTTGCTTGGATTATGACCCACTGGGGATGGCAGTCGGTTTTCTTTGTCACTGGTGGCGTCGGTATCGTGTGGGCAGTGGTTTGGTACATCGCTTATGACGATCCTAAAGATTTCAAAGGTATCTCGCAATCAGAGCTGGAACTCATTCAGAAAAATGGCGCCGAGACTGATTTAGGTGATGTGCAACAAAAAGAGCAAGGTGACTTCTTTAAAGACCTGTTGTTTGTACTTACTCGCAAGAAAATTTTGGGTATTTGCCTAGGCCAGTTCGCTCTAGGTAACGCAACGATATTCTTCTTAACTTGGTTCCCAACCTACCTCGTTGAATATCATGGTATGAGCTTCGTAAAAGCTGGATTTATGGCCTCCCTACCCTTCTTGTGTGGCTGTCTAGGGGTGCTGTCTTCAGGTTTCTTCTCTGATTTTCTACTAAGAAAAGGTTGTAGCTTAGCGACTTCGCGCAAAGTACCAATTATTTCCGGTCTACTGCTAACTTCAACCATTATTGGTGCAGAATATTTCCAACACCCTGCGGCAGTGACAATTTTCATGTCAATCGCGTTTTTTGCTACGGGTCTTGCCTCTATCACTTGGTCATTGGTGTCATCAATTGCGCCAAAACGTCTAATTGGGTTAACGGGAGGTACGTTTAACTTCATCGGCGGCCTCGCTGCGATTATTACTCCTGTTGTTATCGGTTATCTTGCAGGTGACTCAGGTAGCTTTATGGCGCCGCTGCTGTATATCTCAAGTGTCAGTATATTGGGTGCAATGTCATACATTTTCTTAGTTGGAAAAGTTGAACGCGTAGAAGACTACAAGTAG
- a CDS encoding aldehyde dehydrogenase family protein, whose protein sequence is MYTQHMYIDGQLIVSDQKHLIINPATSKHVCEIYSATKNEAEMALLSAKGFEIEWANTDINERIDWMQKLKKEIIKNEETLRNCVHYETGKTWKDTEEDFKLLVDSLDYYSKNITNYLNPEIIKDTDYTHKIKKSPVGVVVAYLAWNFPLLNIGYKLGPAMASGCPIIIKPSSKTPLSAYAVGKICHDIGLPKGAVHILAGNDRELGNYLSSSTVPALITLIGSTQTGIDVISNSATSIKRYSMELGGDAPYIVFADADLDAAADILTAIKFTNAGQICVSANRVLVEKSVLDCFTTKLLNRIANIVVGWERESNANMGALIDVAAKERVHRLVVDALEKGATLQCGGNINQYEEGAFYPPTLLTNISDKMEIFRNEIFGPVIAISTFDDENDVVKTANNTLAGLASYIFTEDKEKATRVSNELSFGEIHVNGIKYSIELPHSGIKQSGIGCDCSLHALQEYFSIKRLSIKN, encoded by the coding sequence ATGTATACACAACACATGTACATTGACGGTCAACTAATAGTCTCTGACCAAAAACACCTGATAATTAACCCTGCAACAAGCAAACATGTCTGCGAAATATATTCAGCAACTAAAAATGAAGCTGAAATGGCGCTACTATCTGCAAAAGGATTTGAAATAGAATGGGCGAATACAGATATAAATGAACGCATTGACTGGATGCAAAAACTCAAGAAAGAAATAATTAAAAATGAAGAAACATTAAGAAACTGTGTTCATTATGAAACTGGTAAAACATGGAAAGATACAGAAGAAGACTTCAAGTTACTAGTTGATAGTCTTGATTATTATTCAAAGAATATTACCAATTATCTAAATCCAGAAATAATTAAAGATACGGATTATACCCATAAGATCAAAAAATCTCCTGTAGGTGTAGTGGTTGCGTATTTAGCGTGGAACTTTCCTTTACTAAATATTGGTTATAAGTTAGGACCAGCAATGGCTTCCGGCTGTCCAATTATAATCAAGCCCTCTTCAAAAACGCCATTGTCCGCTTATGCGGTTGGGAAAATTTGCCATGACATTGGTCTACCTAAAGGCGCTGTTCATATTCTTGCTGGAAATGATCGTGAACTGGGTAACTACCTGTCCTCATCGACTGTTCCGGCACTAATTACGCTAATTGGTTCAACGCAAACAGGTATTGATGTCATCAGCAATAGCGCCACATCCATCAAGCGTTATTCAATGGAACTAGGCGGGGATGCTCCATACATAGTATTCGCCGACGCAGACCTAGACGCAGCAGCAGATATTCTCACAGCCATTAAGTTTACCAATGCGGGGCAAATCTGTGTTTCCGCTAACCGGGTACTTGTCGAAAAAAGCGTACTCGACTGCTTTACTACAAAATTGCTGAATCGCATAGCTAACATTGTGGTTGGGTGGGAGCGAGAAAGTAATGCAAACATGGGGGCATTAATTGATGTAGCAGCCAAAGAAAGAGTTCATCGCCTTGTGGTTGACGCTCTAGAAAAAGGTGCGACATTACAATGTGGAGGGAATATAAATCAATATGAAGAAGGAGCTTTTTATCCGCCAACATTACTAACAAATATTAGCGATAAAATGGAGATATTTAGGAACGAAATATTTGGCCCAGTTATAGCAATTAGCACTTTTGATGATGAGAATGACGTCGTTAAAACTGCGAACAACACTCTTGCCGGTTTGGCTTCCTACATATTCACTGAAGATAAAGAAAAAGCAACTCGCGTATCTAATGAGTTAAGCTTTGGAGAAATACATGTAAATGGAATTAAGTATTCAATTGAACTTCCACATAGTGGTATAAAGCAATCTGGCATCGGATGTGACTGTTCCCTGCATGCTTTGCAAGAATATTTTTCTATTAAAAGACTATCAATTAAAAACTAG
- a CDS encoding YcgN family cysteine cluster protein — MSEQFWQTKTLEQMSDQEWEALCDGCGKCCLHKLMDEDTDEIYYTNVACSWLNTKTCACKDYENRFTSDEDCTKLTREDIDDFQWLPHTCAYRLMANGEPLPEWHPLITGSKSAMHKAGESVRNKVVYEIEVVNWEDHILNHPNR; from the coding sequence ATGAGCGAACAATTTTGGCAAACTAAAACCTTAGAGCAGATGAGCGATCAAGAATGGGAAGCCCTTTGTGATGGCTGTGGTAAATGCTGCCTGCATAAACTCATGGATGAAGATACCGACGAAATATACTACACCAACGTGGCATGTAGTTGGTTGAATACCAAAACGTGTGCTTGTAAAGACTACGAGAATCGTTTCACTTCAGACGAAGACTGTACCAAATTGACCCGTGAAGATATCGATGATTTTCAATGGTTGCCTCATACTTGTGCATATCGCTTAATGGCGAATGGTGAACCTCTCCCTGAATGGCACCCGTTGATCACGGGGTCGAAATCTGCGATGCACAAAGCAGGTGAAAGCGTACGAAACAAAGTGGTTTACGAAATTGAAGTGGTCAATTGGGAGGACCACATATTAAATCATCCCAATCGTTAA
- a CDS encoding Hcp family type VI secretion system effector yields the protein MPTPCYISIEGQVQGLITAGACTADSIGDSYVEGHEDEMLVQKFDHTVTVPTDPQSGQPAGQRVHKPFQFTVSLNKAVPLLYNALASGEKLSSVELKWYRTSIEGKQENFFTTKLENASIVDIQCEMPHCQDPSMSDFTQNLTVSLTYRKITWDHVNAGTSGSDDWRKPIEA from the coding sequence ATGCCAACCCCATGTTATATCTCAATCGAAGGTCAGGTTCAGGGACTTATCACAGCTGGCGCATGTACAGCAGATTCAATCGGCGATTCTTACGTTGAGGGCCATGAAGATGAGATGCTGGTTCAGAAGTTCGATCACACTGTAACAGTACCGACTGATCCGCAATCTGGTCAACCAGCGGGTCAACGTGTGCACAAGCCATTCCAGTTCACTGTGTCACTGAACAAAGCTGTTCCTCTACTATACAACGCACTGGCATCAGGTGAGAAGTTAAGCTCAGTTGAGCTGAAGTGGTACCGTACTTCAATTGAAGGTAAACAAGAGAACTTCTTCACAACTAAGCTAGAGAACGCTTCGATTGTTGATATTCAATGTGAAATGCCACACTGCCAAGATCCATCAATGTCTGACTTTACGCAAAACCTAACAGTATCGCTTACTTACCGTAAGATCACTTGGGATCACGTTAATGCAGGTACATCTGGTTCTGATGACTGGCGTAAGCCAATTGAAGCGTAA